The genomic stretch CGTTTCACCTTGGTTGGTTTTTTGAGAAATGAGGGAACAATGATTCTAATTGATAAAATATGAGCTATTTTATATAAGGTGGTGTTCAGATTGGCGAAGCCGGTGGTAGGCATTCAGTTGTATTCCCTTAGAGATCAGACGGAAATTGATTTTTTGGGTACGTTAGAGAAGATAGCGAAGATCGGATATAAAGCGGTCGAATTTACGGGATATTTTAAAACACCTGTTAGCGAGCTAAAGAGCAAGCTCGACGAGCTTGGGCTACTTGCGCCATCTGTACATGTTCCCATTAACTTTAGTGATACGAAGCATATGCAATCAGATTTTGCAGGACAAATTAAATATGCGAAGGAGCTTGGCTTGTCCTACGTCGTTACACCTTGGGGGCCGCTTCCAGAGCATCCAACGGTATCAAGTGTTGATTATCTGATTGAGAAGCTAACCCAGCTCGGCGAGCAGGTGAAGGATGCAGGCATGCAATATAGTTATCATAATCATGATTTTGAATTTAAGCTGGTCGATGACGAGCCTGTTAT from Paenibacillus sp. FSL H8-0548 encodes the following:
- a CDS encoding sugar phosphate isomerase/epimerase, with product MFRLAKPVVGIQLYSLRDQTEIDFLGTLEKIAKIGYKAVEFTGYFKTPVSELKSKLDELGLLAPSVHVPINFSDTKHMQSDFAGQIKYAKELGLSYVVTPWGPLPEHPTVSSVDYLIEKLTQLGEQVKDAGMQYSYHNHDFEFKLVDDEPVIDHILKKVPPDLLVMQFDLGWIYMAGHSPAKYLEKYKGRVPTVHLKDFSKGRIDAEIGKGEVGYSQLLNAVESADVSFMFVEQEQFESSSLESAENSFKYLQSQGFV